The following coding sequences lie in one Glycine max cultivar Williams 82 chromosome 19, Glycine_max_v4.0, whole genome shotgun sequence genomic window:
- the LOC100527142 gene encoding uncharacterized protein LOC100527142 isoform 1 (isoform 1 is encoded by transcript variant 1), with translation MAEVVLLVDDLKLLSASPRCRICHEEEFESVETLEAPCACSGTVKFAHRDCIQRWCNEKGNTTCEICLQQYEPGYTAPPPKKSKINDETMSIREEEEPSNARIEIMVEGVEMESDYSECSSAADRSASCCRSLAIAFTLVLLVRHLFAVLTYGTEDYPFTLLTVIILKASGIIIPMYIVIKIIGAIQNSIQHYQDSDYDEDDENDIQHNVNSRHF, from the exons ATGGCAGAGGTTGTCCTGCTAGTCGATGATTTGAAATTACTTTCTGCGAGTCCTCGTTGTAGAATTTGTCATGAAGAAGAGTTTGAAAGCGTAGAAACCTTGGAAGCACCTTGTGCTTGTTCTGGGACCGTTAAG TTTGCTCATAGAGATTGCATACAGAGATGGTGCAACGAAAAAGGAAATACAACCTGTGAAATATGTCTCCAG CAATATGAACCCGGATATACAGCTCCTCCGCCAAAGAAGTCTAAGATAAATGATGAAACAATGTCCATTAG ggAGGAGGAAGAACCGTCAAACGCAAGAATAGAGATTATGGTTGAAGGAGTGGAAATGGAAAGCGATTACTCTGAATGCAGTTCTGCCGCTGACAGAAGCGCGTCTTGCTGTCGATCACTTGCAATAGCT TTTACACTAGTCTTACTTGTAAGGCATCTTTTCGCAGTGCTCACATATGGAACGGAAGATTACCCATTTACACTACTAACT GTAATTATATTAAAGGCTAGCGGAATTATTATACCAATGTACATAGTTATTAAGATTATCGGAGCCATTCAGAACAGTATTCAGCACTATCAGGATTCTGACTATGACGAAGATGACGAAAATGATATACAGCATAATGTAAATTCAAGACATTTCTAG
- the LOC100527142 gene encoding uncharacterized protein LOC100527142 isoform 2 (isoform 2 is encoded by transcript variant 2), protein MAEVVLLVDDLKLLSASPRCRICHEEEFESVETLEAPCACSGTVKFAHRDCIQRWCNEKGNTTCEICLQQYEPGYTAPPPKKSKINDETMSIREEEEPSNARIEIMVEGVEMESDYSECSSAADRSASCCRSLAIACSHMERKITHLHY, encoded by the exons ATGGCAGAGGTTGTCCTGCTAGTCGATGATTTGAAATTACTTTCTGCGAGTCCTCGTTGTAGAATTTGTCATGAAGAAGAGTTTGAAAGCGTAGAAACCTTGGAAGCACCTTGTGCTTGTTCTGGGACCGTTAAG TTTGCTCATAGAGATTGCATACAGAGATGGTGCAACGAAAAAGGAAATACAACCTGTGAAATATGTCTCCAG CAATATGAACCCGGATATACAGCTCCTCCGCCAAAGAAGTCTAAGATAAATGATGAAACAATGTCCATTAG ggAGGAGGAAGAACCGTCAAACGCAAGAATAGAGATTATGGTTGAAGGAGTGGAAATGGAAAGCGATTACTCTGAATGCAGTTCTGCCGCTGACAGAAGCGCGTCTTGCTGTCGATCACTTGCAATAGCT TGCTCACATATGGAACGGAAGATTACCCATTTACACTACTAA